The proteins below are encoded in one region of Belonocnema kinseyi isolate 2016_QV_RU_SX_M_011 chromosome 1, B_treatae_v1, whole genome shotgun sequence:
- the LOC117173708 gene encoding uncharacterized protein LOC117173708: MKIAAGTLLLSISIFLHSLELISSQFGGPRQTNLEEMFPGCEGVHFPDIVEMTEEEVLSYSTFKKFNRHRKIHAAANYVRRDDYIFGFLRENIIKFLNILFQLREPCTVFKISKRKWYTMNCEELVKLGVNRNLRFVKEHDQAHNMLHRAHHEQNPHEDTEACKVAYRVTMPFESEGRVGHIFTPAEHANAVSSLYIQTYNKEFRRLLARRIPQSTPQPERQQRTTSCVGQCMYL, encoded by the coding sequence aattaataagttcACAATTTGGTGGTCCAAGGCAAACTAATTTAGAGGAAATGTTTCCTGGATGCGAAGGTGTCCATTTTCCTGATATCGTGGAAATGACGGAAGAAGAAGTTCTATCCTATTctactttcaaaaaattcaacagacACCGAAAGATTCACGCAGCTGCAAATTACGTAAGAAGGGatgattatatttttggatttctgcgagaaaatataattaaattcctgaatattttgtTTCAACTGCGGGAACCCTGTACTGTATTTAAAATAAGCAAAAGAAAGTGGTATACTATGAACTGTGAAGAATTAGTGAAATTGGGTGTGAACCGTAATTTGCGATTTGTTAAGGAGCATGATCAGGCACATAATATGTTACACAGAGCTCACCATGAACAGAACCCACATGAAGACACCGAAGCATGCAAAGTAGCATACCGTGTAACAATGCCTTTCGAATCAGAAGGTAGAGTAGGACATATATTTACACCGGCAGAACACGCGAATGCAGTCAGTTCCCTATACATTCAAACATATAATAAAGAATTCAGACGTTTGCTGGCAAGACGAATTCCACAATCAACTCCGCAACCTGAACGTCAGCAAAGAACAACATCATGTGTAGGACAGTGTATGTATCTATAA